Within the Tessaracoccus flavescens genome, the region ACAGCCAGACTTCCAGCACGGCGAGGCCGCCGTAGATCAGCGTGAACGTGATCAGGGAGAACAGCACCGTCCCGGCCGACACAGTCGGCGAGACGCCGCTTGCCGTCGGCAGGACACCTGCCACCACCCAGGGCTGGCGCCCCATCTCGGTGAAGATCCAGCCGAAGGAGATGCCGAAAAGCGGAAGCAGCGGCATCGCGAACATGGCGACGGTCCAGGGGAGGCCAGGCTTCGGGAGCTTGTCCTTGCGCACCAGCCACAGCGTCAGGATCGACAGGCCGATGCCGACGAAGCCGAAGCCCATCATCAGACGGAACGTCCAGTAGGCGATCGGGATGTTCGGCATCGGGTCGAGGTCCGGGTAGTTGGCGGCGAGCTGGTCGGCGAACTCCTGCTGCAGCTGCGTCTGGGAGCCGTCGAAGCGGCGGAAGCCGTCCTCCTTGAACTCCTCGCGCAGGTCGTTGATGCCCTTGACCGTCTCGTGGCCGGACATGAACGACAGCAGGCCGGGGATCTCGATCGCGAACACCTGCTCGGTTCCCTCGCGGTTGCCGATGGTCAGGATCGAGAAGGGGGCGTTCTCGGTCGTGTTGAACAGGCCCTCGGCCGCGGCCATCTTCATGGGCTGCACCTCGGTCATGGCCCGCGACTGCTGGTCGCCGGAGATGACGGTGGCGACCGAGGCGGCCAGCATCACCCAGGCGCCGAACTTCACGGCGAACCGGTAGGTCTTCTCGTCGCCAGGTGTGGCCTCGCCGTCCTTGCGGATCTTTCCGAGGTGCCAGCCGGCGACGGCGGCGATCAGGCCACCGGCGACCATGTAGGCGGAGGCGATCACGTGGGGGAAGGTGACCCAGAGGATCGGGTTGGCCAGCACCTCGAGGAAGCCCTCGACGCCAGCGATCTCGGCGCGACCGGTCGCCTCGTTGAAGGTGGTTCCGACGGGGTTCTGCATCCACGAGTTCGCGGCGAGGATGAAGATCGCCGAGAGCATGGTGCCGAACGCCGCGGCGTAGATCGTGAGGAGGTGGATCTTCTTCGGCAGCTTGTCCCAGCCGAAGATCCACAGCCCGATGAAGGTCGACTCGAGGAAGAAGGCCAGCAGCGCCTCGAGCGCGAGCGGCGCGCCGAAGACGTCACCGACGAAGCGCGAGTACTCGGACCAGTTCATCCCGAACTGGAACTCCTGCACGATGCCGGTCACCACGCCGAGGGCGAAGTTGATCAGGAACAGTTTGCCGAAGAACTTGGTGAGTCTCAGATAGGCGTCCTTGCCCGTCTTGACCCACATCGTCTGCAGAACCGCGACCAGCATCGACATCGCGATGGTGATCGGAACAAAGAGGAAGTGGTAGACGGTCGTGATGCCGAACTGCCACCTGGCCAGGGTCACCGAGTCCATGCTCAAAACGTACTACGCAATGTCGTAAAACGACAACCTGTCGCAATCTTGGGGGCCTCATGCCCTTATGCTTACGCCATGGCGTCGCGAGGAGAGCTTGAACAGCGCGTGATGGAGCTGCTGTGGTCCTCCAGCGCGCCCTTGAGCGTCGCTGATGTGCACTCCCTCCTGTCGAGCGAGCGCGAGCTCGCCTACACCACCGTCATGACCGTGCTCGACCGGCTCTCGAAGAAGGGGCTGGTCGACCGTGAGCTCGTCTCACGTGCCTGGCAGTACCGGGCTCACTCCTCCCAGGCCGAGGTCATCGCCCGCGAGGTCTGTGGCCTGCTCTCCGAGGTGAATCCCGAGGTGCGCGCCGAGGCCCTGCGGTTGGTCTCCATGTATCTGACCGACGACGAGCGTGCCGCCGTCGCCGACAACGTGCGCATCTGAGTCGACGCTCGCCCGCTCCGTGCCGGGTCCATGCCAGACGCGAATCGCCTTTTCCGGCGCGCCTTGGCTAGGTTTGGCAGAACCATTCAGATAAACACGCGAAGGAGCGGTGCATCATGAACGAGGCCAAGGCGAAGGCTGCCGAGGAGATCCGGGCGGCGAAACAGAGGGAGGGACTCTCCTGGGCCGAGATCGCCGAGGCGATCGGCAAGCCGAAGGAGTGGACCGTCTCCGCCCTCCTCGGGCAGCATCCCGTCCCCGAGGCTGCGGCGGTGAAGGTGGGCGAACTGCTCGGGCTCAGCGACGAGTCGGTGCAGGCGCTGCAGCGTCAGCCCTACCGGACGGGGCTTGGCGATGCTGCCAACGATCCGACGATCTACCGCTTCATCGAGGCGATCAACGTCTACGGCCCGGCGATCAAGGAGTTGATCCACGAGGAGTTCGGCGACGGGATCATGAGCGCGATCAACTTCAAGCTCGACGTGTCCCGACGGCCCGACCCCTCGGGTGACCGGGTCGTGGTGACCCTCGACGGCAAGTTCCTCGACTACAACTGGTGACCGGGTCGGCGGCACCGGCCTCGGTGCCGCCGTCATCGGTTCATGGGATGAGTCGGCTCACTTCTTGTCCTTCTTGCCCTTCTTCTTGGTCTTCTTCGAGTCGTCCTTCGTCTTTGACTTCTTGGCGGCCTTGTCCTTGACCTTTTCGTCGACGGCGATCGCGTCCGCGGAGGCGGGGATGGTGGCCGCGGTCGCGGCCGCGAGGTCGGGGGCCATCTCCTCGAGCAGGGCCTGCTTGTCCTCAAGGGTCGTGGCGAGGTCGGCCTCGAGTTCGGCCCGGCGCGACTCGATCGCGGCGATCGCCGACTCGCGGGTCGCGTCGTCCGCGTGGGCGTCGCGCAGTTCGGCGGCCTCGAGGCTGACGTCCATGCTCGCGTCGATGGACTTCTGCACAATGCCGGCGGTCTCGGCGACGGACTCGGCGTACAGCTCGGGCGACATCGTCTTCGCCAGCCTTCGCCGCTGGACGTCCGGGCTCCAGCGCACGCGTGGCCACTTCAGCTCCATCTCGATCAGGGCCCGGGTGAGGATCTCCGTGATGGCGAGGCGCGGGTACCACTTGCGGTCGGCGGGCAGCACATACCAGGGTGCGTGCTCCGTCGAGGTGCGGCGGAAGACGTCGGCATACGCCTCCTGGAACTGGTCCCACTTGGAGCGGGTGCCCAGGTCGCCGGTGGAGTACTTCCAGCGCTTGTCCGGTCGGTCGATGCGTTCCATCAGGCGCCTTGCCTGCTCGTCGTAGGACGGCATCAGGGCGAACTTCAGCACGGTCGTCCCGCCGTTGACGAGGGTGCGCTCCCAGCGGTTGATCTCGGCGAAGCGCGGCTCCCACACGTCCTGGTCGACCAGGTTGTCGACGCGCACGACGAGCACGTCCTCGTACTGCGAACGGTCGAAGACGCCGATCAGGCCCGGCTTCGGAAGGGCCTTCTTGATCCGCCAGAGGTAGTGGTGGCTGCGCTCCTCAGCGGTCGGCACCCCGAAGCTCCTGAGGGCGACGCCCTGCGGGTCGACCATGCCCATCACGTGGCGGACGATCCCGCCCTTTCCAGCGGTGTCGAGGCCCTGGATGATCACCAGGACGTTGCGCTTGCCGCCCGCGCGCCCGTTGGCGAAGAGGCGTTCCTGCAGTTCGGAGAGGAGCTTTCCGCGCTCGGCGGTCAACGTCTCGGCGGCGGCCTTGTCCCCGGTGAACCCGGGGGTCGAGGCGCGGTCGAGGCTGTCCAGGTCGAACTCTTCGCCCGCCCGCAGCGCCTCGCGCGGGTCAACGGTCCACAGGTCAGACATCGGTGTCCTCTCGTCGTCGGATGGAGAGAGAGTCTAGTGGCCGCCGTCCGAGG harbors:
- a CDS encoding BlaI/MecI/CopY family transcriptional regulator, whose product is MASRGELEQRVMELLWSSSAPLSVADVHSLLSSERELAYTTVMTVLDRLSKKGLVDRELVSRAWQYRAHSSQAEVIAREVCGLLSEVNPEVRAEALRLVSMYLTDDERAAVADNVRI
- the cynS gene encoding cyanase — encoded protein: MNEAKAKAAEEIRAAKQREGLSWAEIAEAIGKPKEWTVSALLGQHPVPEAAAVKVGELLGLSDESVQALQRQPYRTGLGDAANDPTIYRFIEAINVYGPAIKELIHEEFGDGIMSAINFKLDVSRRPDPSGDRVVVTLDGKFLDYNW
- a CDS encoding PPK2 family polyphosphate kinase, which codes for MSDLWTVDPREALRAGEEFDLDSLDRASTPGFTGDKAAAETLTAERGKLLSELQERLFANGRAGGKRNVLVIIQGLDTAGKGGIVRHVMGMVDPQGVALRSFGVPTAEERSHHYLWRIKKALPKPGLIGVFDRSQYEDVLVVRVDNLVDQDVWEPRFAEINRWERTLVNGGTTVLKFALMPSYDEQARRLMERIDRPDKRWKYSTGDLGTRSKWDQFQEAYADVFRRTSTEHAPWYVLPADRKWYPRLAITEILTRALIEMELKWPRVRWSPDVQRRRLAKTMSPELYAESVAETAGIVQKSIDASMDVSLEAAELRDAHADDATRESAIAAIESRRAELEADLATTLEDKQALLEEMAPDLAAATAATIPASADAIAVDEKVKDKAAKKSKTKDDSKKTKKKGKKDKK
- a CDS encoding cytochrome ubiquinol oxidase subunit I; amino-acid sequence: MDSVTLARWQFGITTVYHFLFVPITIAMSMLVAVLQTMWVKTGKDAYLRLTKFFGKLFLINFALGVVTGIVQEFQFGMNWSEYSRFVGDVFGAPLALEALLAFFLESTFIGLWIFGWDKLPKKIHLLTIYAAAFGTMLSAIFILAANSWMQNPVGTTFNEATGRAEIAGVEGFLEVLANPILWVTFPHVIASAYMVAGGLIAAVAGWHLGKIRKDGEATPGDEKTYRFAVKFGAWVMLAASVATVISGDQQSRAMTEVQPMKMAAAEGLFNTTENAPFSILTIGNREGTEQVFAIEIPGLLSFMSGHETVKGINDLREEFKEDGFRRFDGSQTQLQQEFADQLAANYPDLDPMPNIPIAYWTFRLMMGFGFVGIGLSILTLWLVRKDKLPKPGLPWTVAMFAMPLLPLFGISFGWIFTEMGRQPWVVAGVLPTASGVSPTVSAGTVLFSLITFTLIYGGLAVLEVWLFLKYAKKGLPEVAPVEVQTDPDAPLTFAY